DNA from Parageobacillus thermoglucosidasius:
GGAGCATATGAAAGAAAAAGCAAGACAGTGCGCTTTGGCGGTTTGGGGAGCATTTGACCCGATTTATTATGCCTGTTCGCGGCTTGAGTACGTTGGGGATACATGGGGCCGTTGCCGCCCGGTTTTCCGCGTTCGTGTGACGAAATATAAAGGAAGGGAAGTCGTGCTCTCGGACGGCACAAAAATTCAAAAAAACGATCTGCTGGTCAAGATTCATTTGCATAATGTTCGCTTAATTCGCGAGCTTCTTCATTTAGATAGCGAAATTAAAAAAGGGCGTTATATTTTTGAACAAGTGAAAGCGGGACTTCCCTATATTGCCAATTATATACGTAATCATGAGCAGTTTTCTGAAATAAAAGGAATTATAGGAATTACGATGTTAAATAAAGGATGCGAGCGGTTAGGCTTTGAAACGTTTTCGATTGTTAATCCGTTCTACAAATGGTTCAAAACAGCCGTGATGATGCCTATGATTGCGATTTCACAGCTTTGTTTTTCCCCAGTCCGGCGGCCTCCTAAATATTTATTTATGTCAAAAGAGAAGTTGTTAACATTGTACGATTACCAGCCCATCCATTAACTCCCTCTTCTTTCTCTCTTCCCGCTTACTTATAATGGTAAAGAGGGAGGAGAGACTGATGATATTTGTTTTTGCCATCATTGTGATCATTTTTATGCTATTTATCTATAAAGCGCACCGCAATACGCACGAAGCGGTTTTTCATAAAGTAGAAGTGCGCTGTAGCGGAAACGACGAAGATGCCATCCGTATTTTGCATTTGTCGGACCTTCATTTGGAAAACTTATCGATTTCCCCTGACTATTTATATAGGAAATTAAAACATGAACAAATTGATTTGATCGCATTAACCGGGGATTTGCTTGATCGGGAAAAAAGCATTCCAAAGCTGGCCCCGTACTTGACGGTATTGCAAAAGCTAAATCCGGCATATGGCATTTATGTCGTGTTCGGCAACCATGATTATGTGCTGAAAGAAGAGCAATTCCATGCTTTAAAGACAATGTTGGCGGAACACGGGTGCACCGTTTTGCAAAATGAAGCGAAAACGATGTCGGTGAAAGGAAAAACCGTCAATATCATCGGCATCGATGACTTTTGCACAGGACGCAGCGACTTGGAAAAAGCATATGCACATATAAAAAATGGTTTCAATCTTGTGCTGACGCACGATCCGAATATCGTTTTGCATATGTGCCATTATCATTTTGATTATTTGCTTTCCGGCCATTTTCACGGCGGGCAAATTCATTGGCCGAAGCCGTATCATCTCGTGAAAATGGGAAGATTAGTGCGGATGAACATGATTAAAGGCTACCATGAACTTGACGGCAAGCCGTTTTATATTAGTGAAGGACTCGGGCAAACGGGAGTAAATATCCGTGTTGGGACAAAGCCAGAAATTACGCTTCACACATTGTCATTAACGCCATTGCATCAACACGAAGCGGAGAAGGCTGTCTAAACGGAGGCAGTCCTTCTTTTTTATGAAGAGCGTGCTTCGTCTTTGATAATTCCTTTGCTTGTTCCAATTAATACTTCTTTTCCATGTTGGTTCCGGTAAACCGTTTTCATAGCAATCTTTTTGTATCTATCCATTGGAGTTACTTCGGTAATCGTTAATTCGCATGTGATGGTATCTCCAGTAAATACAGGGCGGATGAATTCGAAGTTCATTTCTCTGGCGATATAGTTTAAATCACCCCCGATTTTTGTGCCGATGCTAGCGGTAAATAACCCGTGCACCATCAGCCGTCCTTGCTCGTCATGCACCATATGATGCCTTCCCATATCACCAGAAAGGTGGGCGAATTGCGATGTTTCTTCTTCTGTGAACGTGCGCTGCCAAGTAAATACATCCCCAGGTTTTAAATTCATTTTTAATACCCCTTTCTTTATTCATACCCTTTCTTTATATTTTACTTAATTTTCTTAATAATATAAATAGAATAATATTGTTGCCATAAAATAAACCAGCGGCACAGACAAGTGCGTTATTGTCCATGCTTGTTTAAAACATTGTTGTGCAGCCGTATATTGCCTATGTAAAAAGCGTTCCGTTTCATTATCGCCGTGTTTTATTACAGCTTTTTTAAGCAATGAAAGGGAGAGCGTTATTTTTTGGATAACAACGCAAAAACGGACATGGTAAAATGTACATAAAAGGAAACAAAAAGAAGCAAGGTGAAGTAACGGTGGAGATACAGAGACGGATGGAAGAACTCCAGCAATGGCAGGGGGACGACCGGCAAGAGCAATTAGCCATTTTGCAAGAGCATCAGCAAAACATCAGAGCCCATTTGGACGTGTATTACAATGAACAAGAAGACGTGCGGGCGATGAAGCGATATTATCGGCATATGCCTCTTGATGGCGACGGGCTTATGCTATTTCGGCGATATCATGAACTTGTTTCGCGGACGCACAAACGGCGGCTGCCCTACTTTTTCAGCAAAGATGAATATTTGTATACATGGGTCGATTTGCATCCGGATGGGTCGGTAAGAAGCATCTATTCGGGAGAGCGGAAAGATCCGAAGATATTAATTATTCAAGATTACGAGACGATGAAAAAACGCCACGATGAATTTCGAAAATTATTAAAAAAAGCAAGAGAATGGAAAAAGATGGAGATAAGAAAAGTACAAAAAATCGAGCAGCAATGGAAGTTTAACGCCGAGCATGTCGTTCCGCAATCATGGTTCGGAGCGAGAGAGCCGATGAAAGGAGATTTGCACCATCTCTTTGTTTGCCAGCCTGAATGCAATACGTTGCGTTCGAATTTTCCGTACGCAGATTTTCTGTTTTATCAGCCGGAGTCACCGGAAGAAAAGATCCAAAACCGCTGTGGTGTTGCGCGAAATGGCTATTTCGAGCCAGAGTACGGAAAAGGAACGGTGGCAAGAGCGATGATGTATTTTTTGCTTCGCTATCCAAACGCCATTGCAAAAGCGTTTCGCCGCAAAATTGACATCCCGCTTCTCGTTCGCTGGCATCAGCAATTTCCGGCAACGATTTACGAAAAGCACCGCAATCGCGCTATTTTTCTTATTCAAGGAAACCGCAATCCGTTCATTGATATCCCGGTGCTTGCGGAACGAATCATCTTTCCATTGCCGCGATAAAAAAACTGGTTCCCAACGGAAACCAGTTTTTTATGCTGGAATAGTCGGCTCGTTCGCTTCTTGTTTCTCTCCCTTTTTGCGAAAATAGGTGGCAACAATAGGCCCGGAAATGTTATGCCATACGCTGAAAATGGCGCTTGGAACGGCGGCAAGCGGCGAAAAATGGGCGGTTGCTAACGCTGCGCCAAGGCCGGAGTTTTGCATGCCGACTTCGATCGAAATCGCTTTTTGTTTTGGCACTGATAAGCGAAATAGT
Protein-coding regions in this window:
- a CDS encoding YkoP family protein, which encodes MKEKARQCALAVWGAFDPIYYACSRLEYVGDTWGRCRPVFRVRVTKYKGREVVLSDGTKIQKNDLLVKIHLHNVRLIRELLHLDSEIKKGRYIFEQVKAGLPYIANYIRNHEQFSEIKGIIGITMLNKGCERLGFETFSIVNPFYKWFKTAVMMPMIAISQLCFSPVRRPPKYLFMSKEKLLTLYDYQPIH
- a CDS encoding metallophosphoesterase; this translates as MIFVFAIIVIIFMLFIYKAHRNTHEAVFHKVEVRCSGNDEDAIRILHLSDLHLENLSISPDYLYRKLKHEQIDLIALTGDLLDREKSIPKLAPYLTVLQKLNPAYGIYVVFGNHDYVLKEEQFHALKTMLAEHGCTVLQNEAKTMSVKGKTVNIIGIDDFCTGRSDLEKAYAHIKNGFNLVLTHDPNIVLHMCHYHFDYLLSGHFHGGQIHWPKPYHLVKMGRLVRMNMIKGYHELDGKPFYISEGLGQTGVNIRVGTKPEITLHTLSLTPLHQHEAEKAV
- a CDS encoding MaoC family dehydratase, with translation MNLKPGDVFTWQRTFTEEETSQFAHLSGDMGRHHMVHDEQGRLMVHGLFTASIGTKIGGDLNYIAREMNFEFIRPVFTGDTITCELTITEVTPMDRYKKIAMKTVYRNQHGKEVLIGTSKGIIKDEARSS
- a CDS encoding endonuclease I family protein, which encodes MYIKGNKKKQGEVTVEIQRRMEELQQWQGDDRQEQLAILQEHQQNIRAHLDVYYNEQEDVRAMKRYYRHMPLDGDGLMLFRRYHELVSRTHKRRLPYFFSKDEYLYTWVDLHPDGSVRSIYSGERKDPKILIIQDYETMKKRHDEFRKLLKKAREWKKMEIRKVQKIEQQWKFNAEHVVPQSWFGAREPMKGDLHHLFVCQPECNTLRSNFPYADFLFYQPESPEEKIQNRCGVARNGYFEPEYGKGTVARAMMYFLLRYPNAIAKAFRRKIDIPLLVRWHQQFPATIYEKHRNRAIFLIQGNRNPFIDIPVLAERIIFPLPR